The genomic region TATCTACAAAAAGCGCATCTAAATCGCGGGTGGTTTTTTCTATGTTTTGGTACAATTTGGGGTCGTTGAGCAAAAGTGCCGCCGAGCCTTCGCCGGAGTTGATTTTTTCTATGGTGGCGGTAAGTTGTTTGATGGTGCTTTCAGCTTGAGTAAGCGTACCGTTGAGTTTTGCAATGCTGGGTTGCACATCTATTTGAGCGAGGCGTTGTGTGGTGCTTTGGGCATTGCTAATGATGGTGTTGATATTGTCGTTGTTGTTTTTGAGGTTGTTGGTGATAGCTGCCGCATCAGTTACGATGCCGTCTATTTTTCCCGATTGTGCCGCCAACAACTGATTAACTTGCGCACTGCTTTTTTGGAGGTATTGCAAAGTGGTCTGTAGGCTGGCGAGGCTGCTTTGCAAAGCACCGCTGTTGAGGGTTTGATTAATGCTGTTTACGGTGATTTGCAAGGAATCAATCATTTTGGCGAGTTTATCTTTTACGGGCAGCACTTCCTCCGACAACATAGTGGTCAGGGGCACTTCCAATTCGCCGATAAGCGTGTCGCCGTTTTGGTGCAAAGGAACTTCGGCGGCGGTTGTTGTATTTTTGGGAGCTACCAATATCACCTGTTTGTCGCCCATCAAGCCGCTGGATACAATACGAGCCGCTACGCCTTTGGGCAGCGGCACTTCATCTTGAATACTCAAAGAAGCCGACACCCGTCCGCTTCCGTCTGCCACCAACTCCAAACC from Sphingobacteriales bacterium harbors:
- a CDS encoding MCE family protein, with protein sequence MAISNEIKVGVLSLAGLVILYLGFNFLKGKSVLATHNFYTVLFDKIDGLMEGNPVLLNGFQVGSVEGLELVADGSGRVSASLSIQDEVPLPKGVAARIVSSGLMGDKQVILVAPKNTTTAAEVPLHQNGDTLIGELEVPLTTMLSEEVLPVKDKLAKMIDSLQITVNSINQTLNSGALQSSLASLQTTLQYLQKSSAQVNQLLAAQSGKIDGIVTDAAAITNNLKNNNDNINTIISNAQSTTQRLAQIDVQPSIAKLNGTLTQAESTIKQLTATIEKINSGEGSAALLLNDPKLYQNIEKTTRDLDALFVDMKNNPKRYVHFSVFGRKDKSAAGENNVKEE